The window TATAACTTCATTTACCAATCCAAAAATTTGGGAAATTAAGTTAGTAAAAATGAAAAACTCAGATTGCTCTTTTCTATTTTCCATATGGGTTGCCCGGGACTCGAACCCGGAACTAGTCGGATGGAGTAGATAATTCTTCCTTGTTACAATAGAAAAAACCCCTCCCCAAATCGTGCTTGCATTTTTCATTGCACACGACTTTCCCTATGTGGAAATAGCCAATTTTCTATTCCGAAGAGGAAGTCCACTAATTTTCGAGGATTCTTAATTAGCTTACAGTGGATTCACCTACTATGGGAACATTTCAGAATGGGAAAATGTGGCAGTTTTATCTTGATATCGATCTTTCTAGTTTATTAATTTTGTCTAATGATTAATTAAGAGTAAGAGGATTCACCAGGTCATTGATACGGATAATATCCAAATACCAAATACACTCACTGTGTGATCCATGGAAAGAAAAGTGAATTGTTTTGGTGAACATCAAAGAAAAAACTTGCTCTTCTTCCGTAAAAAATTCTTCTAAAAATACCGAACCCAATCGTTGCATAAAAGTTCGTACCGTACTTTTATGTTTACGAGCTAAAGTTCTAGCACATGAAAGTCGAAGTATATATTTTAGTCGATACAAAGTCTGTTTTTTCGAAGATCCACTATGATAATGAAAAATATTTCTACATATCCGACCAAAACGATCAAGAATATCCCAATCTGATAAATCAGTCCAAACGGGTTTACTAATAGGATGCCCCGATCCAGTACAAAATTGAGCTTTTGATAAGGATCCGACAAGGGGAGTTGCAAGGACTGTGGTATCGAATTTTTTCATTCGAGTATCTATTAGAAAAGAATTCTCCAGCATTTGATTCCTTACTAACAAAGTATTTATTGGTACACTTGAAAGGTACCCCAGAAAATCGAAGCAAGAGTTTGTTAATTGGTTTAGACGAATCCTTTGTGGTTGAGTCCAAAAAGAGAAAAAATATTGCGAGAAATTGACAAGGTAAGATTTCCATTTCTTCTTCAAAAGAAGAGTGCCTTTTGATGCAAGAATTGCCTTTCCTTGATATCGAACATAATGCATAAGAGGATCCATAAAGAACCATATGGTTTTCCGAAAAAACCCCGGGTACATTACACCAAAATGTTCCATCTTCCCAGAAAAGATGATTCGTTCCAGAAAGGTTCCAGAAGATGTTAATCGTAAGCAAGAAGATTGTTTATGAAGAAACAACAAGAAAAATTCATATTCTGATACATAAGAGTTATATAGGAATCGAAATAGTCTTTTATTTTCTTTTTTCAAAAGAAAAATGGATTTCATTGAAGTAATAAAACTATTCCAATTCGAATAATAGTAGAGAAAGAATCGCAATAAATGCAAAGAGGGAACATCTTGACTCCGGTATTCAAGGAGTTGAACCAGGATTTCTAAATGGATAGGATAGGGTATTTTTATATGTGATAGATAATGTAAATGCAAAAATTTGTCTTCTAAAAAGGGAAATATTGAATGAATAGATTGTAAATTTTGAAAATTTGGTATTTCTTTTTCTTCCGGACAAGATAGTTGCCCTAGCGAGAGTGGGATTTCTACAACGATCGCAAACCCCTCAGATAGAATCTGAGAATAAAACTCAGAATAAAAATAATTACGGTGATCCAACAATCGATCTTGGTTAGGATAATTAACCGAATTAATTAAAAAATTCTGCTGATACATTCGGATAATTAAACGGTTCACAAGTAGTGAACTAAATTTCTTGTTATTACAACCAAAAATTTCCACGGGTTCGGAACCATTTAATCCATAATCATGAGCAAATGCATAAATATATTCCTGAAAGAGAAGTGGGTAGACGAAGTAGTGTTGACGAGATTTCTGTTTTTCTGAATACCCTTCGAATTTTTCCATTTGTATTTCTACTTGAAATAGAGAAAAAAAGCCATTTCTCGGTTTATCAAATGATGATACATAGTGCAATATGGTCAGAACAAGGTGTTGCATAATACAAACCCAGGAGAGAAGAGGGAGTCTAATCCATAGAACTTTTTCCACTCCTTTTCTATCTAATTAGTTTATGTTTGTTCTAATTATAAAACAAACAAGAACAAATCTTTTATTTTTGCAGGCCAATCGCTCTTTTGACTTTGGAATACAGTCTCTTTATCAATATACTGTTTCTTTTACACATTCAATTCATAACATCTCTTTTCAATCCCATAATCAAGAATAATTAGGATTTCCTAAAAAAAAAAAGTAAAAGGGTCCATTCATAGGAAAACCTAACCTTTCCCCACATTAGGCACTAATCTATTTTTAACGTCTAATTAGATCGGGGAATCCTTCCAATTAACCAATTAAGAAGTTAAGCTCGTTGCTTTTTTTTTATTTTACCAGAATTAGAGCCAGGCTCTATCCATTTATTCACTAGACCCAGAAAATCAGAATTTTTTTTATTCAAAAAAAAAAAAGAAATTGATTTTATTACGACATGCTATTTTTTCCATTCATTACCTTTGAGGATCAGTCGTGGTCTTCTAGACTCTACCAAGAGTCTGGACGAATTTGTTGCTTCATCCAAATGTGTAAAAGATCATAGCCTTACTTAAAAGCCGACTACTCTACCATTGAGTTAGCAACCCGGATAAAATAGGATCTCTTAGATACGATCAAAATCTAAAAATCGATGAAATTATACCACATTGAATTAGCAAGACATCAAAAGAAAGATTTTCTAATCCATTAAAAACACTCAAATACAAAATGAACAGATCCGGTTAAATTTCACTAAGGCTAAGGGTAAAAAAAAAAAGCAGCCCCAATCACAATGGCAAAATTGTGATTTTTTTGGCAATTTAAAGAAGTAAAATAATCTTGTATGTGTATGAGAGTACATGCAAGAGGGGCAACCCTATCATTTGAATGAAGTGTAGACAGAAATACCTAATATGGAGTGACAATAAAGAGACCCATCTATCTACAAATTCTATTTGTTCAATAGACCTTTGTCAATGCAAATACAATGTAATTAGATATAAAAAGGAAATAAAATAGGGACTTTTGTTGGATTGGCACGACATAAATGCAGCAAAAAAAAAATAGGACTAAGAAAGAGGCAAATTGTGTCTAAATAATTAAGGGGTACTAAGGACCCTCTCCTACTTTTTTATTCATTTAGTTCTTCAATTAACTCAAAGTTCTTTCTTTATCTTTAAAGAATTCTGCCTTCCTTAAAATATCATAAACTGTTCTTGTAGGTTGAGCACCCTTTTCAAGGAAATAGAGAATAGCTGGAACATTTAAACAAGTTTGATTCTTTATCGGATCATAAAAACCTACTTTTCGAAGATCTCTTCCTTCTCTTCGAGATCGAACATCAATTGCAACGATTCGATAGATAGCTTATTGGGATAGATGTAGATAAACAACCCCCCCCTAGAAACGTATAGGAGGTTTTCTCCTCATACGGCTCGAGAAAATGATTCGAATTTCTGTCTATAATGCAATCTGTCTATAATGCAAATAGATAGAAATTCGATTATGACTTGCATTAATTTCCTTAAAGAAAAGAAAAAACAAATTTCATTTATACTCATGACTTCAAGTTGGCTAATTTTTACTGACAAACTTCAAAAGAAAAACTCTTCGAAATTTTTTGAGTCGTCTCTAAACTCTTTTCTTTATCTCATCTCGAACAAATTGACTTTTATTCCTTATTCAGATCTAATTCTATTGTTGAGCGGTTGAAAATCGTGTTTACTTGTTCCGGAATCCTTTATCTTTGATTTGTGAAATCCTTGGGTTTAGACATTACTTCGGGAACTCCTATTCTTTTTTCTTTCAAAAGAGTAGCAACATACCCTTTCTTTTTTCTTATTTCCTTCGATAAAGCATTTCACTCTTCTATAGAAATCAAATATGAACAATTGATTCAGATAGACTTTTCATCAAAAAAGTTTTTCCAATCTTCCAAAATTAGACTTTTTCTTATTTTAACCTTTTGATTTCTATATTAAGGATAGACTGACAAAGTTGGCCTAATTTATTAGTTTTCACTAACCCTAGATTCTTTCCCTTGATCAAAAAGAAATTCTGTCCTCTCGAGCTCCATCGTGTACTATTTACTTTACTTACAAACAACCCAGCGAAAATTCGGTTCGGGACGAATAGAACAGACTATGTCGAGCCAAGAGCATTTTCATTACTATGGAAAATGATGGATAGGCAAATCCACAATCGATCATGTCCTTCAAGTCGCACGTTGCTTTCTACCACATCGTTTTAAACGAAGTTTTACCATAACATTCCTCTAATTTCATTGCAAAATGGTATCGAGAATTGATCCAATATGGATGGAATCATGAATAGTCATTGCTTTTGTATACTAATTCAAACCTGCTATCTATGGAGAAAATTGGATAAAAGAAATAAGTATTTATCGGGGAACACTCTGCAAAGATACAATTTATTTAAACCCATATTCTATCATATGAATGAAACATAGTTCGAAAAAGAGGAATAAAATAGTTTACTTAAGACTTATTTATTATTATTGAATTTCCATTTTCAACAGAGAACTCAAGATGATTAATCCTGAAATGAGAAGGATCCACTCTTTCCCAACAAATAAACTATCAACCTCAAAAAAAGTGGAATTAATTTAATGAATTAATCTATTTTTCTGTAACAAAAACAATTAACTATATAAACAAATAAGCTATGCCAATGAAAAGATTGGTCGTTTTTTGAGCTAGTCTAAAATTCTCCTACTCTTCGACTCGAATAACAAAAGAAAGACTCTAAAATAAAAAATAAGAAAAGTACGATTTTTTCGAATCCATTCTATCCAACGAACAGTTCTTACCTTAACCTTACCGAAATGGATCATTCTGGATATTTAAAGAATCACAGATCGAGATCGTTTTCGCTTAACCAAAGAAAAGAAGGACGCTTCTTTTTTACTAATAATACAAGAAAACAAATAATACAACAAAAATCTATCTCTATCATAAAGGGATAGGTCTCATTTTCTATACAGTGTTTTACCTCATTAATTTTTTTTTTTTTTACTTACTTTAGTTCTTTAGTTTTGGGAAAATAAATAGGGGGTACTTCTTTTCTTTCATATTGGGGGTCAAATGGATCCTGTAAGAATTCCCACTTCATAGATACGGGGTATAAAGTTTATCCAAAAAGTTCCAATTTCAAAACACATATTCAAAACACATATGAGTAATGAGTAGTAGGGGCATATCCTGAATGTGCCTGATAGACAAAAATTTTTCATGAAAATAAAGATATTAAATTTGACTGGACTTGACACTTTATTTTTTGTTTTCTGAGAAAGAAAAAAATGCTTAGAAATGCATCTAATCTACGAGTTCATAAGAGATAATTATTCTCTTTAATAAACTTTTGTGTCGTGCAGGGCACAATACGATTCTATCTTTCGCTTCATCAGAAAAAATCTGGGACGAAAGGATTCGAACCTCCGAGTAACGGGACCAAAACCCGCTGCCTTACCACTTGGCCACGCCCCATGTCATTTCGTTTTATGAAACACTAATAAACACTATTATTTTTATATATTATTCGTCAATCCCACTTCAATTACCTAAAAAATGAGGGATATTTTCTTGCTAGGATTCTAGACATGCAGATAATATAGAATCCAAAAAATGCATTGATCATTACATGGAATTCTATTAAGATATTATATGAAAGTCGAATTTCTTCCATTCTCATTTGAGAATGCGAATACAAGGAGGTATTTTGTGTTTGGGAAAGTCCGAAGAAAAAAGGATTTGGAATCTACCTTTTCTTTTGCTTTTTCCCTTATAAAAATAACTCAATCAAAATCCAATTATCTACTCTACAAGAATGAAATGCTTGTTATGCCTAATATACTTAGTTTAACCTGTATCTGTTTTAATTCTGTTCTTTGTCCGACTAGCTTTTTCTTCGCCAAATTACCCGAAGCTTATGCCATTTTCAACCCAATCGTGGATGTTATGCCTGTCATACCTGTACTCTTTTTTCTATTAGCGTTTGTTTGGCAAGCTGCTGTAAGTTTTCGATGAAATCTTTACTATTCTGCCTGCCAAATTGAATGATGTATTCATTCCAAAAAAAAAAATGGATAAGAGCCGAGAAGTCTTATATTATGAACCTTCGATTCTAAAATGAAAATTCTTCTACATTGAATGTATAGCTGCAGCAATAAATTTTGATCAGCCTTTCTACCCCCTGCGCCTACGTTGAACAGGTACCTTTAGGTACCCACACAATACCTAAACTAATTTTTGATATTGATAAGAGTGCTTATTATAAAGCAATTCTTGCAATTTTTTTAAGAATTGATTTTTGCATTTTTAGGTGTCAAAATAAAGAAAACCCATCCTAGTGGATCCGTGTGGTAAGGAAAAATGGGTAATCTATTCCTTAACAAAAAAAATTTTGGAGATTATGTAATGCTTACTCTCAAA is drawn from Zea mays chloroplast, complete genome and contains these coding sequences:
- the matK gene encoding maturase K, whose product is MEKFEGYSEKQKSRQHYFVYPLLFQEYIYAFAHDYGLNGSEPVEIFGCNNKKFSSLLVNRLIIRMYQQNFLINSVNYPNQDRLLDHRNYFYSEFYSQILSEGFAIVVEIPLSLGQLSCPEEKEIPNFQNLQSIHSIFPFLEDKFLHLHYLSHIKIPYPIHLEILVQLLEYRSQDVPSLHLLRFFLYYYSNWNSFITSMKSIFLLKKENKRLFRFLYNSYVSEYEFFLLFLHKQSSCLRLTSSGTFLERIIFSGKMEHFGVMYPGFFRKTIWFFMDPLMHYVRYQGKAILASKGTLLLKKKWKSYLVNFSQYFFSFWTQPQRIRLNQLTNSCFDFLGYLSSVPINTLLVRNQMLENSFLIDTRMKKFDTTVLATPLVGSLSKAQFCTGSGHPISKPVWTDLSDWDILDRFGRICRNIFHYHSGSSKKQTLYRLKYILRLSCARTLARKHKSTVRTFMQRLGSVFLEEFFTEEEQVFSLMFTKTIHFSFHGSHSECIWYLDIIRINDLVNPLTLN
- the rps16 gene encoding ribosomal protein S16, coding for MVKLRLKRCGRKQQAIYRIVAIDVRSRREGRDLRKVGFYDPIKNQTCLNVPAILYFLEKGAQPTRTVYDILRKAEFFKDKERTLS
- the psbK gene encoding photosystem II protein K, which produces MPNILSLTCICFNSVLCPTSFFFAKLPEAYAIFNPIVDVMPVIPVLFFLLAFVWQAAVSFR